In Bordetella holmesii ATCC 51541, the following proteins share a genomic window:
- the topB gene encoding DNA topoisomerase III family protein, which translates to MNKTLIIAEKPSVALDISRALGGFAREGDYFESERYVLASSIGHLLSLVAPNDPVKGKWSFTHLPVIPPAFELGPTDKKSAERLKLLVRLAKRKDVDAIINACDAGREGELIFRYIIQYAGVKKPIQRLWLQSMTQAAIREAFENLRDDVQLKPLEAAARSRAEADWLVGINGTRAMTAFNSKDGGFFKTPVGRVQTPTLAIVAERENRIRSFVSRDYWEVHATFVAAAGLYEGRWIDPDFKKDERDPEKRESRLWSQAAAQSVVAACRAQSGQVTEESKPSTQMSPALYDLTSLQREANGRFGFSAKTTLALAQTLYERHKALTYPRTDSRYLPEDYLNTVRQTMRALAEGGSHAVGGLSRHAGTVVSNDWVKPNRRIFDNKKVSDHFAIIPTLQIPHDLSEAEGKIYDLVLKRFLAVFFPAAEYRVTTRLTQVQGHRFKTDGKVLVSPGWLAVYGKEAQGEDANLVPVADGETVRTEEVRAEALATKPPARYNEATLLSAMEGAGKLVDDEELREAMSERGLGTPATRAAIIEGLLNESYLRREGRELVPTAKARQLMTLLSGLDVTELTSPELTGEWEHKLKQIEQGGLNREAFMREIAQMTQVIVKRAKEYERDTVPGDYATLQTPCPKCGGVVKENYRRFACTQCDFSISKHPGGRTFELPEVEELLAKREIGPLQGFISKMGRPFAAILRISDEYKLEFDFGQNDEDDNEPVDFSGHTPVGACPKCSARVFEHGMSYVCEKSVGPQKTCDFRSGKVILQQEISREQMSKLLADGRSDLLDGFVSSRTNRKFKAFLVRQPDGKIGFEFEPRGDKPARGAAKTAGKTAAKTATKTATKTAAKTAAKKAPAKKTAVKKTATKTAVKKAAAKKTAG; encoded by the coding sequence ATGAACAAAACGCTGATCATTGCCGAGAAACCCTCGGTAGCACTGGATATATCACGCGCCCTGGGAGGCTTTGCGCGCGAAGGTGACTATTTTGAAAGCGAACGTTACGTACTGGCTTCCAGTATCGGGCATTTGCTCAGTCTGGTGGCACCCAACGACCCGGTCAAGGGTAAATGGAGTTTCACCCACCTGCCGGTGATCCCCCCGGCCTTCGAACTGGGGCCGACGGACAAGAAATCCGCCGAGCGCCTCAAGCTGCTCGTGCGGCTGGCCAAACGCAAAGATGTGGATGCCATCATCAATGCGTGTGACGCGGGCCGCGAGGGCGAATTGATCTTTCGCTACATCATCCAGTACGCCGGTGTAAAAAAACCCATCCAGCGTCTGTGGTTGCAATCCATGACCCAGGCGGCCATCCGTGAGGCGTTCGAGAATCTGCGCGACGACGTGCAACTCAAGCCGCTGGAGGCCGCTGCCCGCTCGCGCGCCGAGGCCGACTGGCTGGTGGGCATCAACGGCACGCGCGCCATGACGGCCTTCAACAGCAAGGACGGCGGCTTTTTCAAGACCCCGGTCGGCCGCGTGCAAACGCCGACACTGGCCATCGTTGCCGAGCGCGAAAATCGCATCCGCAGCTTCGTCTCGCGTGACTACTGGGAGGTGCACGCCACCTTCGTGGCCGCCGCCGGGCTGTACGAAGGGCGCTGGATCGATCCGGACTTCAAGAAGGACGAGCGCGACCCCGAAAAGCGTGAATCCCGCCTGTGGTCGCAGGCCGCCGCACAAAGTGTCGTGGCCGCTTGCCGCGCGCAATCCGGCCAGGTAACCGAGGAGTCCAAGCCTTCGACCCAGATGTCGCCGGCGCTCTACGATCTGACCTCCTTGCAGCGCGAGGCCAACGGCCGTTTCGGCTTCTCGGCCAAGACCACGCTGGCCCTGGCTCAGACGCTTTACGAGCGGCACAAAGCCCTGACGTATCCGCGTACCGATTCCCGCTATCTGCCCGAGGATTACCTCAACACCGTGCGGCAAACCATGCGTGCCCTGGCCGAAGGCGGCTCGCACGCCGTCGGCGGCTTGTCGCGCCATGCCGGCACGGTGGTCAGCAACGACTGGGTCAAGCCCAATCGCCGCATCTTCGACAACAAGAAGGTGTCGGATCACTTTGCCATCATTCCGACGCTGCAGATCCCGCATGATCTGAGCGAGGCCGAAGGCAAGATTTACGACCTGGTCCTCAAGCGCTTTCTGGCCGTGTTCTTCCCGGCTGCCGAATACCGGGTCACCACCCGCCTGACGCAAGTGCAGGGCCACCGCTTCAAAACCGACGGCAAGGTCCTCGTGTCGCCCGGCTGGCTGGCCGTCTATGGCAAGGAAGCTCAGGGCGAAGACGCCAATCTGGTGCCGGTAGCCGACGGGGAAACCGTACGTACCGAAGAGGTGCGCGCCGAGGCGCTGGCCACCAAGCCGCCGGCACGCTACAACGAAGCCACGCTGCTATCGGCCATGGAAGGCGCGGGCAAGCTGGTCGACGACGAAGAGTTGCGCGAAGCCATGTCCGAGCGCGGTCTGGGTACGCCAGCGACCCGCGCGGCCATCATCGAAGGCCTGCTCAACGAAAGCTATCTGCGACGCGAAGGCCGTGAGCTGGTGCCCACGGCCAAAGCACGCCAGCTCATGACACTGCTCTCGGGTCTGGACGTCACCGAACTGACCTCGCCCGAACTGACCGGCGAATGGGAGCACAAGCTCAAGCAGATCGAGCAGGGCGGCCTGAACCGCGAAGCTTTCATGCGCGAAATCGCGCAAATGACGCAGGTCATCGTCAAGCGCGCCAAGGAATACGAGCGCGATACCGTGCCCGGCGATTACGCTACTTTGCAAACGCCATGTCCGAAATGCGGCGGCGTGGTCAAGGAGAACTATCGTCGCTTTGCCTGCACGCAATGCGATTTTTCGATCAGCAAGCATCCGGGCGGACGCACCTTCGAATTGCCCGAGGTCGAAGAGTTGCTGGCCAAACGCGAAATCGGTCCTCTGCAAGGCTTCATCAGCAAAATGGGCCGGCCGTTTGCGGCCATCCTGCGCATCAGCGATGAATACAAACTCGAGTTCGACTTTGGCCAGAACGACGAAGACGACAACGAGCCGGTGGATTTCAGCGGCCATACGCCTGTCGGCGCGTGCCCGAAGTGCTCCGCCCGCGTCTTCGAGCATGGCATGAGCTATGTCTGCGAAAAGTCCGTCGGCCCGCAGAAGACCTGCGACTTCCGCTCCGGCAAGGTCATCCTGCAACAGGAGATCTCGCGCGAGCAAATGAGCAAGCTTCTGGCTGACGGCCGCAGCGATCTGCTCGACGGCTTCGTCTCCAGCCGCACGAATCGTAAGTTCAAGGCCTTCCTCGTGCGCCAGCCTGACGGCAAGATCGGATTCGAGTTCGAGCCACGCGGCGACAAGCCGGCGCGTGGCGCAGCCAAAACGGCGGGCAAGACAGCTGCTAAGACGGCTACCAAAACAGCAACCAAAACGGCAGCCAAAACGGCAGCCAAGAAAGCGCCCGCCAAGAAAACAGCCGTCAAGAAAACAGCCACCAAGACCGCTGTCAAAAAGGCGGCCGCCAAGAAAACAGCCGGCTGA
- a CDS encoding transposase family protein, whose translation MLDRKTIERLGGREGYRVERVVWPEGESRTVTIYLKPSARTMHCEHCGNRCRQVHETTTRRVRDLPLMALRVTLVVPRRRVWCEQCGGPHLERLSWLGRYQRVTDRLAEAVSQLLESSNILAVARFFQLGWHTVKALDKALLRRAIQEPDWSQIHYLAMDEFALHKGHRYATVVVDPIRRQVLWIGDGRSRETARAFFEQLPTGVAQQIRAVAIDMTTAYELEIQANCPNAEIVYDLFHVVAKYGREVIDRVRVDQANQLRHDKPARRVIKSSRWLLLRNRKNLDPCQSVKLDELLQANQPLLTAYLMRDELKQLWFYQHPGYARQAWDHWLQQAQGSGIAALAHFALKLKAYLHGILSRCRHRLNTSIVEGINNTIKVIKRRAYGYRDQEYFFLKIRSAFPGIPR comes from the coding sequence ATGCTGGACCGCAAGACGATCGAGAGGTTGGGTGGGCGGGAAGGTTATCGGGTGGAGCGGGTCGTGTGGCCTGAAGGTGAGAGCCGGACGGTCACGATTTACCTGAAGCCTTCAGCGCGAACGATGCACTGCGAGCACTGCGGCAACCGATGTCGGCAGGTGCATGAGACGACCACGCGCCGGGTGCGGGATCTGCCGCTAATGGCGCTGCGAGTGACGCTGGTAGTGCCGCGTCGGCGGGTCTGGTGCGAGCAGTGCGGTGGACCGCATCTGGAGAGGCTGAGCTGGCTGGGCCGTTACCAGCGAGTGACCGACCGGCTGGCCGAGGCGGTCAGCCAGTTGCTTGAGTCCAGCAACATTCTGGCCGTGGCGCGCTTCTTCCAACTGGGTTGGCACACGGTCAAGGCGCTGGACAAGGCCCTGCTGCGACGGGCGATCCAAGAGCCGGACTGGAGCCAGATCCACTACCTAGCGATGGACGAGTTCGCTCTACACAAGGGCCATCGTTATGCCACGGTCGTTGTCGATCCGATCCGCCGTCAGGTGCTATGGATCGGTGATGGCCGCTCGCGCGAGACGGCCAGAGCCTTCTTCGAACAACTGCCAACTGGGGTTGCCCAGCAGATCCGGGCCGTAGCGATCGACATGACGACGGCCTATGAGCTGGAGATCCAGGCCAACTGCCCCAACGCCGAGATCGTCTACGACCTGTTCCACGTCGTGGCCAAGTACGGCCGTGAAGTGATAGACCGGGTGCGTGTAGACCAAGCGAACCAGTTGCGGCACGACAAGCCGGCCCGCCGGGTGATCAAGTCCAGTCGCTGGCTACTGCTGCGCAATCGCAAAAACCTCGATCCGTGCCAATCGGTAAAGTTGGACGAGTTGCTCCAGGCCAACCAGCCCTTGCTCACCGCTTATCTGATGCGCGATGAGCTCAAACAGCTGTGGTTCTACCAACACCCCGGCTACGCCCGCCAGGCATGGGATCACTGGCTGCAACAGGCTCAGGGCAGCGGCATCGCCGCCTTGGCTCACTTCGCGCTCAAGCTAAAAGCCTATCTGCACGGGATTCTGTCTCGCTGTCGCCACCGGCTCAACACCAGCATCGTCGAGGGCATCAACAACACCATCAAAGTCATCAAGCGCCGCGCCTACGGCTACCGCGATCAGGAGTACTTCTTCCTCAAGATCCGGTCTGCATTCCCCGGTATTCCTCGATGA
- a CDS encoding integrase core domain protein, which produces MNTHKHARLTFLRRLEMVQQLIAHQVCVPEAARAYGVTAPTVRKWLGRFLAQGQAGLADASSRPTVSPRAIAPAKALAIVELRRKRLTQVRIAQALGVSASTVSRVLARAGLSHLADLEPAEPVVRYEHQAPGDLLHIDIKKLGRIQRPGHRVTGNRRDTVEGAGWDFVFVAIDDHARVAFTDIHPDERFPSAVQFLKDAVAYYQRLGVTIQRLLTDNGSAFRSRAFAALCHELGIKHRFTRPYRPQTNGKAERFIQSALREWAYAHTYQNSQHRADAMKSWLHHYNWHRPHQGIGRAVPISRLNLDEYNLLTVHS; this is translated from the coding sequence ATGAACACCCATAAGCATGCCCGATTGACCTTCCTACGTCGCCTCGAAATGGTCCAGCAATTGATCGCCCATCAAGTTTGTGTGCCTGAAGCGGCCCGCGCCTATGGGGTCACCGCGCCGACTGTGCGCAAATGGCTGGGCCGCTTCCTGGCTCAGGGCCAGGCGGGCTTGGCCGATGCGTCCTCGCGCCCGACGGTCTCGCCCCGAGCGATTGCGCCGGCCAAGGCGCTGGCTATCGTGGAGCTGCGCCGCAAGCGGCTGACCCAAGTGCGCATCGCCCAGGCGCTGGGCGTGTCAGCCAGCACCGTCAGCCGCGTCCTGGCCCGCGCCGGTCTGTCGCACCTGGCCGACCTGGAGCCGGCCGAGCCGGTGGTGCGCTACGAGCATCAGGCCCCCGGCGATCTGCTGCACATCGACATCAAGAAGCTGGGACGTATCCAGCGCCCTGGCCACCGGGTCACGGGCAACCGACGCGATACCGTTGAGGGGGCCGGCTGGGACTTCGTCTTCGTGGCCATCGATGACCACGCCCGCGTGGCCTTCACCGACATCCACCCCGACGAGCGCTTCCCCAGCGCCGTCCAGTTCCTCAAGGACGCAGTGGCCTACTACCAGCGCCTGGGCGTGACCATCCAGCGCTTGCTCACCGACAATGGCTCGGCCTTTCGCAGCCGCGCCTTCGCCGCGCTGTGCCATGAGCTGGGCATCAAGCACCGCTTTACCCGACCTTACCGCCCACAGACCAATGGCAAGGCCGAACGCTTCATCCAGTCGGCCTTGCGTGAGTGGGCTTACGCTCACACCTACCAGAACTCCCAACACCGAGCCGATGCCATGAAATCCTGGCTACACCACTACAACTGGCATCGACCCCACCAAGGCATCGGGCGCGCTGTACCCATCTCCAGACTCAACCTGGACGAATACAACCTATTGACAGTTCACAGCTAG